One stretch of Nocardioides perillae DNA includes these proteins:
- a CDS encoding aldehyde dehydrogenase family protein → MTTQQGTRQRRDERFDAGRTDRATFEVRSPGTGDVVGTYPVHTDDDVRDAVRRAREAAAWWADLGFAGRRERLDAFRGILARRIQQLGGIVAEETGKPHSDAVLEVALVLDHLAWAAKHAEKVLGRRRVRSGMLTAHLAGEVEYKPLGVVGVIGPWNFPVFTPLGSIVFALAAGNAVVFKPSEFSPGVGAWLVDAFAQVVPEQPVFQLVTGDGSTGAALCRSGVDKLAFTGSTATAKKVMATCAETLTPIVAECGGKDAMIVDEDADLDAAVDGAVWAGLMNAGQACIGTERVLVHERVHDAFLAKLTAKVSGLRAGADPEAKIGPITMPSQVEVIERHIADALERGGRIAAGGGERDGQVVQPHVLVDVPDDALANTEETFGPTLTVGKVRSMEEAVARANATSYGLGATVYGKRGREVARRLRSGMVSVNAVFAAAQLASVPFGGVGDSGFGRIHGPDGLREFTASQAVVRQRFKSALPLTSFERTAKMEETLGKVVAIVHGRK, encoded by the coding sequence ATGACCACCCAGCAGGGCACCCGCCAGCGGCGTGACGAGCGCTTCGACGCCGGCCGCACCGACCGCGCGACCTTCGAGGTCCGCAGCCCCGGCACCGGCGACGTCGTCGGCACCTACCCGGTGCACACCGACGACGACGTGCGCGACGCCGTACGCCGTGCCCGCGAGGCCGCTGCCTGGTGGGCCGACCTCGGCTTCGCGGGTCGTCGCGAGCGGCTCGACGCCTTCCGCGGCATCCTGGCCCGCCGCATCCAGCAGCTGGGCGGCATCGTGGCCGAGGAGACCGGCAAGCCGCACTCCGACGCGGTGCTCGAGGTGGCGCTGGTGCTCGACCACCTCGCCTGGGCCGCCAAGCACGCCGAGAAGGTGCTCGGCCGACGCCGGGTGCGCTCGGGCATGCTGACCGCGCACCTGGCGGGTGAGGTCGAGTACAAGCCGCTCGGCGTCGTGGGCGTCATCGGTCCCTGGAACTTCCCGGTCTTCACCCCGCTCGGCTCGATCGTCTTCGCGCTGGCCGCCGGCAACGCGGTCGTCTTCAAGCCCTCGGAGTTCTCCCCGGGCGTGGGGGCGTGGCTGGTCGACGCCTTCGCCCAGGTCGTGCCGGAGCAACCGGTCTTCCAGCTGGTGACCGGCGACGGCTCGACGGGCGCGGCGCTGTGCCGCTCGGGCGTCGACAAGCTCGCCTTCACCGGCTCGACCGCCACCGCCAAGAAGGTGATGGCCACCTGCGCCGAGACCCTCACCCCCATCGTCGCCGAGTGCGGCGGCAAGGACGCGATGATCGTCGACGAGGACGCCGACCTCGACGCCGCGGTCGACGGCGCGGTGTGGGCCGGGCTGATGAACGCCGGGCAGGCCTGCATCGGCACCGAGCGGGTGCTCGTGCACGAGCGGGTGCACGACGCCTTCCTCGCCAAGCTCACCGCGAAGGTGTCGGGCCTGCGCGCGGGCGCCGACCCGGAGGCCAAGATCGGGCCGATCACCATGCCGTCGCAGGTCGAGGTGATCGAGCGGCACATCGCCGACGCGCTCGAGCGGGGCGGCCGCATCGCGGCCGGCGGCGGCGAGCGCGACGGGCAGGTCGTGCAACCGCACGTGCTGGTCGACGTGCCCGACGACGCGCTGGCCAACACCGAGGAGACCTTCGGGCCCACCCTCACCGTCGGCAAGGTCCGCTCGATGGAGGAGGCGGTGGCGCGCGCCAACGCGACGTCCTACGGCCTCGGCGCCACGGTCTACGGCAAGCGCGGCCGCGAGGTCGCGCGCCGCCTGCGCTCCGGCATGGTGTCGGTCAACGCGGTCTTCGCCGCCGCCCAGCTCGCCTCGGTGCCCTTCGGCGGCGTGGGCGACTCCGGCTTCGGTCGCATCCACGGCCCCGACGGGCTGCGCGAGTTCACCGCCTCGCAGGCGGTCGTGCGCCAGCGCTTCAAGTCGGCGCTGCCGCTGACCTCCTTCGAGCGCACCGCCAAGATGGAGGAGACGCTCGGCAAGGTCGTCGCGATCGTGCACGGGCGGAAGTAG
- a CDS encoding phospholipase D-like domain-containing protein — translation MRTPSRVLALVATLLTVLLGSLLSPAPLTTTATAATAPAPGPHFSRPGSLTIERLVLDAIAGTPSGSYIRGVTWSFDRQRIADALIAAHRRGAVVRLLISRKSRAEEEVSDMRAAGIGSDCSPGRSCLKVVDYSARGSDRFDGTLTTLHQKSWTFSMTSGVRRVSVITSANASVGAAENQYNDAYVFVDNDAVYDTLVDVFVDQTADRDLGDPWRVARISRTVSLSFGPWNSPSMADPVLRRIESLPTNGLVVRVGMAAWRDPRGVALARALAAKKRAGAKVFVLAGKPIGAAVLDTLRGAGIPVRNAHYGDSNYLHSKFMTAKWVADGRIRTRVWAGSENWGAEPRGSDELTFQVAAGQTHGAYVRYFDSLFNR, via the coding sequence GTGCGCACACCGTCTCGGGTCCTCGCGCTGGTCGCGACCCTCCTCACCGTCCTGCTGGGCTCGCTGCTCTCGCCCGCCCCGCTCACCACCACCGCCACGGCGGCCACCGCGCCGGCGCCGGGTCCGCACTTCAGCCGGCCGGGCAGCCTGACGATCGAGCGCCTCGTGCTCGACGCCATCGCCGGGACGCCCTCGGGCTCCTACATCCGAGGCGTGACGTGGAGCTTCGACCGGCAGCGCATCGCCGACGCGCTCATCGCCGCCCACCGTCGCGGCGCCGTGGTCCGCCTGCTCATCTCGCGCAAGTCCCGTGCCGAGGAGGAGGTCAGCGACATGCGGGCCGCCGGGATCGGCTCCGACTGCAGTCCCGGCAGGTCCTGCCTGAAGGTCGTCGACTACTCCGCGCGCGGCAGCGACCGCTTCGACGGCACGCTGACCACGCTGCACCAGAAGTCGTGGACCTTCTCGATGACCAGCGGGGTGCGGCGGGTCAGCGTCATCACCTCCGCCAACGCCAGCGTCGGTGCTGCGGAGAACCAGTACAACGACGCCTACGTCTTCGTCGACAACGACGCGGTCTACGACACCCTGGTCGACGTCTTCGTCGACCAGACCGCCGACCGCGACCTCGGCGACCCGTGGCGGGTCGCGCGGATCTCGCGCACGGTGTCGCTGTCCTTCGGGCCGTGGAACTCCCCCTCGATGGCGGACCCGGTGCTGCGCCGCATCGAGTCGCTGCCGACCAACGGCCTCGTCGTGCGGGTCGGCATGGCGGCCTGGCGTGACCCGCGCGGCGTCGCGCTGGCTCGGGCGCTGGCCGCGAAGAAGCGTGCGGGCGCGAAGGTCTTCGTGCTGGCGGGCAAGCCCATCGGCGCAGCCGTGCTCGACACGCTGCGTGGCGCCGGCATCCCGGTGCGCAACGCCCACTACGGCGACAGCAACTACCTGCACTCCAAGTTCATGACCGCCAAGTGGGTGGCCGACGGCCGCATCCGCACCCGGGTGTGGGCCGGCTCGGAGAACTGGGGCGCGGAGCCCCGCGGCTCCGACGAGCTGACCTTCCAGGTCGCTGCCGGGCAGACGCACGGCGCCTACGTGCGCTACTTCGACTCGCTGTTCAACCGCTGA
- a CDS encoding MOSC domain-containing protein, whose product MQVVAVGYAPVKGTRHTAHDAVRVEAGGVVGDRELCAVDVDRRRVLRTVQHPALLQVRAERHGPGGGQLRLVLPDGTSVDGPLTASGEELTCDYWGRDVALRLLTGPHADLLTAHLGRPVRLAAAPPGAVVYGDPVSLVTTASLRAVADQLGCRPDEVAAARFRADVVLDGEQPFAEDAWRECELDLGSARVRVTGLVPRCAVVDHDPVTGERDRPVLRALVALAQQRGADGRDGPPFGLEAVVVRPGDVRVGDAAALRPARAAQPR is encoded by the coding sequence GTGCAGGTCGTCGCGGTCGGCTACGCCCCGGTGAAGGGGACGCGCCACACCGCCCACGACGCGGTGCGGGTCGAGGCCGGCGGCGTCGTCGGCGACCGCGAGCTGTGCGCCGTCGACGTCGATCGGCGCCGGGTGCTGCGCACCGTCCAGCACCCGGCGCTGCTGCAGGTGCGCGCCGAGCGGCACGGCCCGGGCGGCGGCCAGCTGCGGCTCGTGCTGCCCGACGGCACCAGCGTCGACGGGCCCCTGACCGCGTCCGGGGAGGAGCTCACCTGCGACTACTGGGGCCGCGACGTCGCGCTGCGCCTGCTCACCGGGCCGCACGCGGACCTGCTCACCGCCCACCTCGGGCGACCCGTCCGCCTCGCCGCCGCACCGCCCGGGGCGGTCGTCTACGGCGACCCGGTCAGCCTGGTCACCACCGCCTCGCTCCGCGCCGTGGCCGACCAGCTCGGCTGCCGGCCCGACGAGGTCGCGGCCGCGCGCTTCCGCGCCGACGTCGTGCTCGACGGCGAGCAGCCCTTCGCGGAGGACGCGTGGCGGGAGTGCGAGCTCGACCTCGGCAGCGCCCGCGTGCGGGTCACCGGGCTCGTGCCGCGCTGCGCCGTCGTCGACCACGACCCGGTCACCGGTGAGCGCGACCGGCCCGTCCTCCGCGCACTGGTCGCCCTCGCCCAGCAGCGCGGCGCCGACGGCCGCGACGGGCCGCCCTTCGGGCTCGAGGCGGTGGTCGTCCGGCCGGGCGACGTGCGGGTGGGCGACGCGGCGGCGCTGCGGCCGGCGCGAGCCGCTCAGCCGAGGTAG
- a CDS encoding isoprenylcysteine carboxylmethyltransferase family protein yields the protein MSSEVLFTLLVVLVGLQRLAEVVLSQRNTAWLLARGGVETGQRHYPAMVALHTAFLVGVLVEVWVRRPDPLAALTVAALVALVVGQVVRWWCVAALGRRWVTRVVVLPGVPRVRSGPYRWLAHPNYAVVVLEGLALPLVHSAWWTALLFTLANAVFLTVRIGAESRALAVADRASPAPASSADAVESGGTVESGGTVESAAIVGESAVITGLHSRGRRNCAEEVAR from the coding sequence GTGAGCAGCGAGGTCCTCTTCACGCTGCTGGTGGTGCTCGTCGGGCTGCAGCGGCTCGCCGAGGTGGTGCTGTCGCAGCGCAACACCGCGTGGCTGCTCGCGCGCGGGGGCGTCGAGACCGGGCAGCGGCACTACCCGGCCATGGTCGCGCTCCACACCGCCTTCCTGGTCGGCGTGCTGGTCGAGGTCTGGGTGCGCCGACCCGACCCGCTCGCCGCGCTGACGGTGGCCGCGCTCGTGGCCCTCGTCGTCGGTCAGGTGGTGCGGTGGTGGTGCGTCGCCGCGCTCGGGCGGCGCTGGGTGACCCGCGTCGTCGTGCTGCCGGGCGTCCCGCGCGTGCGCTCGGGGCCCTACCGCTGGCTCGCGCACCCCAACTACGCGGTCGTCGTGCTCGAGGGCCTGGCCCTGCCGCTGGTGCACAGCGCGTGGTGGACCGCGCTCCTCTTCACCCTCGCCAACGCGGTCTTCCTCACCGTCCGCATCGGCGCCGAGTCGCGCGCGCTGGCCGTCGCGGACCGGGCCTCGCCCGCTCCCGCGTCCTCGGCCGACGCCGTGGAGTCGGGCGGCACCGTCGAGTCGGGCGGCACCGTCGAGTCGGCCGCAATTGTGGGGGAGAGCGCGGTCATCACCGGGTTGCACAGTCGAGGTCGGCGCAATTGTGCGGAAGAGGTCGCCCGGTGA
- a CDS encoding NAD(P)/FAD-dependent oxidoreductase → MRDLLVVGGGPAGLATALHAARAGLDTEVWEPRLGTPGGVDKACGEGLMPGALTGLLELGVDPPGHDFDGIRYLRGSTTAEACFAGAPGRGIRRTVLHDALLTAAQDAGVRLVGRAAHEVHQDDEGVVVDGERVRHLVAADGLHSPVRRALGLDAPARGRARYGLRRHLAVAPWTTKVEVHWAPSVEAYVTPVAADVVGVAVLASRKGSFEDHLAELPALRERVLAAPPASTVRGAGPLRQGARRRAAGRVLLVGDASGYVDALTGEGLALGLAQAGAAVRAIAGGEPERYDRDWHRLTRRYRWLTAALLAGTRPRPLRHALVPVARALPPVFGGAVRSMARPVG, encoded by the coding sequence GTGAGGGACCTGCTGGTGGTCGGCGGCGGCCCCGCCGGCCTCGCGACCGCGCTGCACGCCGCGCGGGCGGGGCTCGACACCGAGGTGTGGGAGCCGCGCCTGGGCACACCGGGCGGGGTCGACAAGGCCTGCGGCGAGGGCCTGATGCCCGGCGCGCTCACGGGCCTGCTCGAGCTCGGCGTCGACCCGCCCGGCCACGACTTCGACGGCATCCGCTACCTGCGCGGGTCGACCACCGCGGAGGCCTGCTTCGCGGGCGCGCCGGGCCGCGGGATCCGGCGCACCGTCCTGCACGACGCACTCCTCACCGCCGCCCAGGACGCCGGCGTGCGGCTCGTCGGGCGGGCCGCACACGAGGTGCACCAGGACGACGAGGGCGTGGTCGTCGACGGCGAGCGGGTGCGCCACCTGGTCGCCGCCGACGGCCTGCACTCACCCGTACGCCGTGCCCTGGGGCTCGACGCGCCCGCGCGTGGCCGCGCGCGCTACGGGCTGCGCCGCCACCTCGCGGTCGCCCCGTGGACCACCAAGGTCGAGGTGCACTGGGCGCCCTCGGTCGAGGCCTACGTGACGCCGGTGGCCGCGGACGTCGTCGGCGTGGCCGTGCTCGCCTCGCGCAAGGGGTCGTTCGAGGACCACCTCGCCGAGCTGCCGGCGCTGCGCGAGCGGGTGCTGGCCGCGCCGCCGGCCAGCACGGTGCGGGGGGCGGGACCGCTGCGGCAGGGCGCGCGGCGCCGCGCCGCCGGCCGGGTGCTGCTCGTGGGCGACGCCTCGGGCTACGTCGACGCCCTCACCGGCGAGGGCCTGGCCCTGGGTCTGGCGCAGGCGGGCGCCGCGGTCCGCGCGATCGCCGGCGGCGAGCCCGAGCGCTACGACCGCGACTGGCACCGGCTGACCCGTCGCTACCGCTGGCTGACCGCGGCGCTGCTCGCCGGCACCCGCCCGCGCCCGCTGCGGCACGCGCTGGTGCCCGTGGCCCGGGCGCTGCCGCCCGTCTTCGGCGGCGCCGTCAGGTCGATGGCGCGGCCGGTGGGGTGA
- a CDS encoding VOC family protein has product MTMHVHNITVDATDALGLATFWSRLLGWHVFHDDDPEVVVAPHFPYAGTGMLFIPVPEGKTAKNRLHVDVAPDDETRDEAVARAEGLGARVLADHRRDDGTGWVVMADPEGNEFCVERGPHEKGPLPPQTWRLG; this is encoded by the coding sequence ATGACGATGCACGTCCACAACATCACCGTCGACGCCACCGACGCGCTGGGGCTGGCCACCTTCTGGTCGCGGTTGCTCGGCTGGCACGTCTTCCACGACGACGACCCCGAGGTCGTGGTCGCCCCGCACTTCCCCTACGCCGGCACCGGGATGCTCTTCATCCCCGTGCCCGAGGGCAAGACCGCCAAGAACCGGCTGCACGTCGACGTCGCCCCCGACGACGAGACCCGCGACGAGGCGGTCGCCCGCGCCGAGGGGCTCGGCGCGCGCGTGCTCGCCGACCACCGCCGCGACGACGGCACCGGGTGGGTGGTCATGGCCGACCCCGAGGGCAACGAGTTCTGCGTCGAGCGCGGGCCGCACGAGAAGGGCCCGCTCCCACCGCAGACCTGGCGCCTGGGCTGA
- a CDS encoding 3-oxoacyl-[acyl-carrier-protein] synthase III C-terminal domain-containing protein, with amino-acid sequence MQILSVRGALPDHRHRQEDVTRVFAEQMLQGQVDRRVVERFHRNAGVETRHTALPLERYAELRDFGESNDAFVEHGTLLGARAVVDALKAVDLTPADVDVVVCATVTGLAVPTLDARIAQLTGMRDDVVRVPLVGLGCVAGAAGVARLLDHLVGHPDAVAVLICVELCSLTLQRDDTSVANLVASGLFGDGAAAVVAAGERRAAQVAAAPTPQPEVLAARSRLYPDSERTMGWDVGAGGLKIVLDAGVPEVVRRYVGDDVRRFLADHGLTSDDVGWYVAHPGGPKVLEALQDALGVDREALGVTWDSLRDVGNLSSASVLHVLADTLATRPPAPGSYGLMLAMGPGFCSELVLLQAPGAGSGAGSGAGSGAGEVA; translated from the coding sequence GTGCAGATCCTGAGCGTCCGCGGAGCCCTGCCCGACCACCGCCACCGCCAGGAGGACGTCACCCGCGTCTTCGCCGAGCAGATGCTGCAGGGTCAGGTCGACCGGCGCGTCGTCGAGCGCTTCCACCGCAACGCGGGCGTCGAGACGCGGCACACGGCGCTGCCGCTCGAGCGCTACGCCGAGCTGCGCGACTTCGGGGAGTCCAACGACGCCTTCGTCGAGCACGGCACGCTGCTCGGCGCGCGGGCCGTGGTCGACGCGCTCAAGGCCGTCGACCTCACGCCCGCCGACGTCGACGTCGTCGTGTGCGCGACGGTCACCGGGCTGGCGGTGCCCACGCTCGACGCGCGGATCGCCCAGCTCACCGGGATGCGGGACGACGTGGTGCGGGTGCCGCTGGTCGGCCTCGGCTGCGTCGCGGGGGCGGCGGGGGTCGCACGGCTGCTCGACCACCTCGTCGGTCACCCCGACGCGGTCGCCGTGCTGATCTGCGTGGAGCTCTGCTCGCTGACGCTGCAGCGCGACGACACCTCGGTCGCCAACCTGGTGGCGAGTGGCCTCTTCGGCGACGGAGCGGCGGCGGTCGTCGCGGCGGGTGAGCGACGCGCGGCGCAGGTCGCCGCGGCCCCGACCCCGCAGCCCGAGGTGCTCGCCGCGCGCAGCCGGCTCTACCCCGACTCCGAGCGCACGATGGGCTGGGACGTCGGCGCCGGCGGCCTCAAGATCGTGCTCGACGCCGGCGTGCCCGAGGTCGTGCGCCGCTACGTGGGCGACGACGTCCGCCGCTTCCTCGCCGACCACGGCCTCACCTCCGACGACGTCGGGTGGTACGTCGCGCACCCCGGCGGCCCCAAGGTGCTCGAGGCCCTGCAGGACGCGCTCGGGGTCGACCGCGAGGCGCTCGGTGTCACCTGGGACTCACTGCGCGACGTCGGCAACCTGTCGTCGGCCTCGGTGCTCCACGTGCTCGCCGACACCCTGGCCACGCGCCCGCCTGCGCCCGGCTCCTACGGGCTGATGCTGGCCATGGGGCCCGGCTTCTGCTCGGAGCTGGTGCTGCTGCAGGCGCCGGGTGCGGGGTCCGGTGCGGGGTCCGGTGCGGGGTCCGGCGCGGGGGAGGTCGCGTGA
- a CDS encoding SDR family NAD(P)-dependent oxidoreductase — translation MTARPRAARAAAALDTALDLSVVGGYTRAGLAVRRRLATWPADPAPGSLAGRRALVTGASSGLGTATAAGLAGLGAHVHLVVRDVEKGERTARAIEAEVPGARLSVERCDVADLDDVRRLATDLCGRIGAEGAAGEGPAGLDVVVHNAGAMPPVRTTSPQGRELTMALHVLGPVLMTDLLRPVLAGRAARVLLVTSGGMYAQVLRADDPDYVTGDYSPTTAYARSKRAQVELLGPLAQRWAGDGIAVHAVHPGWADTPGVVDALPGFHRLTGPLLRDAAGGADTAVWLAAAQPPPPGGRLWHDRRARPAYWLGRRRAAPADVQRLWQWVRDAAGLA, via the coding sequence GTGACTGCCCGCCCCCGTGCTGCCCGCGCCGCTGCCGCCCTCGACACCGCGCTCGACCTGTCGGTGGTCGGCGGCTACACCCGCGCCGGGCTGGCCGTGCGGCGCCGGCTCGCGACGTGGCCCGCCGACCCGGCGCCCGGGTCGTTGGCCGGGCGCCGGGCGCTGGTCACCGGCGCGAGCAGCGGGCTCGGCACCGCCACGGCCGCCGGTCTCGCCGGCCTCGGCGCTCACGTGCACCTCGTCGTGCGCGACGTCGAGAAGGGCGAGCGGACCGCCCGCGCGATCGAGGCCGAGGTGCCCGGTGCCCGGCTCAGCGTCGAGCGGTGCGACGTGGCCGACCTCGACGACGTACGCCGCCTGGCCACCGACCTGTGCGGGCGCATCGGCGCCGAGGGGGCGGCCGGCGAGGGGCCCGCCGGGCTCGACGTCGTCGTGCACAACGCCGGGGCCATGCCGCCCGTGCGCACGACGTCGCCCCAGGGCCGTGAGCTGACGATGGCGCTGCACGTGCTCGGGCCGGTGCTGATGACCGACCTGCTGCGACCGGTGCTGGCCGGCCGCGCGGCGCGGGTGCTGCTGGTGACGTCGGGCGGGATGTACGCCCAGGTGCTGCGCGCCGACGACCCCGACTACGTGACGGGCGACTACTCCCCCACCACCGCCTACGCCCGCTCCAAGCGCGCCCAGGTCGAGCTGCTCGGCCCGCTGGCGCAGCGGTGGGCGGGTGACGGGATCGCGGTGCACGCCGTGCACCCGGGCTGGGCCGACACCCCCGGCGTGGTCGACGCCCTGCCCGGCTTCCACCGGCTGACCGGGCCACTGCTGCGCGACGCCGCCGGCGGTGCGGACACCGCGGTGTGGCTCGCGGCCGCGCAGCCCCCGCCCCCCGGCGGCCGGCTGTGGCACGACCGCCGCGCCCGCCCGGCGTACTGGCTCGGGCGCCGCCGCGCCGCCCCTGCCGACGTCCAGCGGCTGTGGCAGTGGGTGCGCGACGCCGCCGGCCTCGCCTGA
- a CDS encoding peptidase E, giving the protein MRGTVLALGGGGFSMEPDNPLLDDFLLSLVERPRGESGRPRVCFVPTASGDSVDYADRFTEAFAGRAETSVLSLFRLGELPGGDLRAHLLAQDVVYVGGGSTANLLALWRLHGLDELLVEAAAAGTVLAGISAGMNCWFEASVTDSFGPLAPLADGLGLLRGSACPHYDGEADRRPAYLDLVGARRLPSGYAADDGCGLLFRDGELVEAVSSRPEARGFRVHLAGDALATEDAVEAPEVAESPLEVRYLG; this is encoded by the coding sequence ATGCGCGGCACGGTCCTGGCCCTGGGCGGCGGCGGCTTCTCGATGGAACCCGACAACCCCCTCCTCGACGACTTCCTGCTCTCGCTGGTCGAGCGCCCACGCGGCGAGAGCGGGCGGCCGCGGGTCTGCTTCGTCCCGACGGCGAGCGGCGACAGCGTCGACTACGCCGACCGGTTCACCGAGGCGTTCGCCGGTCGCGCCGAGACCTCGGTGCTGTCGCTCTTCCGCCTCGGCGAGCTGCCCGGAGGCGACCTGCGCGCCCACCTGCTGGCGCAGGACGTCGTGTACGTCGGCGGCGGCAGCACCGCCAACCTGCTCGCCCTGTGGCGCCTGCACGGCCTCGACGAGCTGCTGGTCGAGGCGGCCGCCGCCGGCACGGTGCTGGCCGGGATCAGCGCGGGCATGAACTGCTGGTTCGAGGCCTCGGTCACCGACTCCTTCGGCCCGCTGGCCCCGCTCGCCGACGGGCTCGGCCTGCTGCGCGGCAGCGCGTGTCCCCACTACGACGGCGAGGCCGACCGCCGCCCGGCCTACCTCGACCTGGTGGGCGCGCGGCGCCTGCCGTCCGGCTACGCCGCCGACGACGGGTGCGGGCTGCTCTTCCGCGACGGCGAGCTGGTCGAGGCCGTGTCGTCGCGCCCCGAGGCGCGCGGGTTCCGCGTGCACCTCGCCGGAGACGCGCTCGCGACCGAGGACGCCGTCGAGGCCCCCGAGGTCGCAGAGAGCCCGCTCGAGGTCCGCTACCTCGGCTGA
- a CDS encoding GMC family oxidoreductase translates to MQQETFDHVVVGAGSAGCALAARLSEDPGVRVLLLEAGPPADALEIDMPAAFPGLFKTKWDWNYTTEPQKGLANRGAYWPRMKALGGCSSMNAMIYIRGNRADFDGWQRDFGAVGWSYDDVLPYFRRSEGNTRLRDEFHGTDGPLHVEDRSYTHELVTAWIDSAVEQGQPRNDDFNGASQLGAGTYQVTCKKGHRWSAARAYLEPAADRSNLEVRTLCHTTRVLVEGGRAVGVEYLHAGQRHQVRASGEVVLSGGAINSPQLLMLSGIGPADHLREHGIDVQVDLPGVGANLHDHLVVPMLWRTKGTTDIGVDHNNLRRLVQWQATGKGPLSSNVGEGGSFIETRSGLEGPDIQFHVAGAGFYDNGLKEARDRLLTVGPTLVDVASRGSVRLRGADPRWKALVDPAYYEERVDLEVVKAGCRAAIESVRSGPVARFIGAPYLHASDSLDDLALEEHVAEWSQTLYHPVGTCAMGSGDDAVVDPELRVRGVEGLRVADASVMPRVVRGNTNAASIMIGEKAADLVRGHAPLSPAAGAAGRKETVR, encoded by the coding sequence ATGCAGCAGGAGACCTTCGACCACGTGGTGGTCGGCGCGGGCAGCGCCGGCTGCGCGCTGGCGGCGCGGCTGAGCGAGGACCCGGGCGTCCGGGTGCTGCTGCTCGAGGCCGGCCCGCCCGCCGACGCGCTCGAGATCGACATGCCGGCGGCGTTCCCGGGGCTGTTCAAGACCAAGTGGGACTGGAACTACACGACCGAGCCGCAGAAGGGCCTGGCCAACCGCGGGGCCTACTGGCCGCGGATGAAGGCGCTCGGCGGCTGCTCGTCGATGAACGCGATGATCTACATCCGGGGCAACCGCGCCGACTTCGACGGCTGGCAGCGCGACTTCGGGGCGGTCGGCTGGTCCTACGACGACGTCCTGCCCTACTTCCGCCGCAGCGAGGGCAACACCCGGCTGCGCGACGAGTTCCACGGCACCGACGGGCCGCTGCACGTCGAGGACCGCTCCTACACCCACGAGCTGGTGACGGCCTGGATCGACTCTGCGGTCGAGCAGGGCCAGCCGCGCAACGACGACTTCAACGGCGCCAGCCAGCTCGGCGCCGGCACCTACCAGGTGACCTGCAAGAAGGGGCACCGCTGGTCCGCGGCCCGCGCCTACCTCGAGCCCGCCGCCGACCGGTCGAACCTCGAGGTCCGCACGCTGTGCCACACCACCCGCGTGCTGGTCGAGGGCGGTCGCGCCGTCGGCGTCGAGTACCTCCACGCCGGGCAGCGCCACCAGGTGCGCGCGAGCGGCGAGGTGGTGCTCAGCGGTGGGGCGATCAACAGCCCGCAGCTGCTGATGCTCTCGGGCATCGGTCCGGCCGACCACCTGCGCGAGCACGGCATCGACGTGCAGGTCGACCTGCCGGGGGTGGGCGCCAACCTCCACGACCACCTCGTCGTGCCGATGCTGTGGCGCACCAAGGGCACCACCGACATCGGCGTCGACCACAACAACCTGCGCCGGCTGGTGCAGTGGCAGGCCACGGGCAAGGGCCCGCTGTCGTCCAACGTCGGCGAGGGCGGCTCCTTCATCGAGACCCGCTCGGGCCTCGAGGGCCCCGACATCCAGTTCCACGTGGCGGGCGCGGGCTTCTACGACAACGGCCTGAAGGAGGCGCGCGACCGCCTGCTCACCGTGGGCCCGACCCTCGTCGACGTGGCCAGCCGCGGCAGCGTGCGGCTGCGCGGCGCCGACCCGCGCTGGAAGGCGCTGGTCGACCCGGCCTACTACGAGGAGCGCGTCGACCTCGAGGTCGTGAAGGCCGGTTGCCGCGCAGCGATCGAGTCCGTGCGCAGCGGCCCGGTCGCGCGCTTCATCGGCGCTCCTTACCTCCACGCCTCCGACAGCCTCGACGACCTCGCGCTCGAGGAGCACGTCGCGGAGTGGTCGCAGACGCTCTACCACCCCGTCGGGACCTGCGCGATGGGCTCGGGCGACGACGCGGTGGTCGACCCTGAGCTGCGCGTGCGCGGCGTCGAGGGACTGCGGGTCGCCGACGCCTCGGTGATGCCCCGCGTCGTGCGCGGCAACACCAACGCCGCCAGCATCATGATCGGCGAGAAGGCCGCCGACCTCGTCCGGGGCCACGCGCCCCTCAGCCCCGCGGCGGGAGCCGCGGGCCGGAAGGAGACCGTGCGATGA